The genomic segment CGCCACCGGCTGTGCCAGATCCCCGGTCAGCTCAAACAGATCTCCGTATTTCTGGATCCGTGCCTTCCGGTCTGCGGCAGGGAGCCGGAAAATATCCCCGATGAAGTTCAGATACTTGATACCGGTCATGTACTCGTAAATGTCCGGATTGTCCGGAATATACGCCAGCATCTGCTTGCAGCCCAGGGGATCCTCCTGGATGGAATGTCCCCCGATGGTGATCTTGCCGGCGTCAAATTGCTGAATGCCTACAATGGACTTGAGGGTTGTGGTCTTTCCGGCGCCGTTGTGGCCGATAAAGCCGTAGATCTCTCCCGGGGCAATGTGCAGGGACAGATCGTCCACTGCCTTCTTGTCCCCGAAGCTTTTGGATAGGTGTGAAATTTGCAGCATAGGTTACTCCTTTTCGATTATGCTCCGGAACAGGGTATCCCTGTCCAGATGGTTTGTGACGAATTCCGGTATTTCCTTGCAGGCTTTGCAGACGCTGAGACTGACAGAGGTGAGAATCTGCCGGATCTCCTCCGGGGAATAGGGGCAGCAATTGGTGACGATCAGTGCGGCAAGGCTGTGCGCAACCAGCCACACATCCCGGAAAAATTGCTTTGCGGCGGCTTCGTCCAGCTGATAGATCTGTTGCAGGAACTCCAACACCAGGTTCTGGGTGCGCTCCATTTCTTCCATGGCTTTGCTCTCGCTGCCTGGGGCAAGCGGTAAAAACAGCAGTCGGTATAGCTCCGGCTCCTGGGTGGCAAAGCGGATATACTGCTCGCCCAGCCCGATAAAGGGATGCACCTGCTCCAATCCTTTTTTGATGTAGCTGTGATACAGAGCCTGCGCTGCCTGCCGGACTGCCTCCTGTACCTGCTGCATGTTCTGAAAATAGGTGAAGATGGGACGGGTGGATACCCCCAGAACGGCGGCGATCTGACGGGTGGTCAGGGCAGCGGTGCCCTTTTCCCGGACGACCTGTAATGCAGCATTCACGATCTCTTCTTTTGTAAATTTGACGCTTGGCGGCATGCCTTCATCTCCTTGTATATATCGTTAGATGCGCAACACTTGTTATTATACATCCATCGACCGGATTTGTCAAGGCGCCAGGCTTGCTTTGTGCGGTATCGCCTCAAGAAAAAACGCCTGCCGGATGCTCCGACAGGCGCAGATATACTTGTCTTTAGTCCACATAAATACGGGGGACCCGTTTGGAAATGCCGCAGACCACCTCATAGCCGATGGTGCCGTACAGGGATGCCAGCTCGTCAGCGGTGATCTGCTCGTCACCGTCCTGACCGATCAGGGTCACGATCTCGCCGCAGCGCAGGTCGTCAATGGCAGAAACGTCCAGCATCAGTTGATCCATGCAGATCCGTCCCACGATGGGGCAGCGCCTGCCCTTCACCAGCACATCCGCCTTGGAGGACAGCAGCCGGGAATAGCCGTCCGCATAGCCCACGGTTACAGTAGCAATCTTCATGCAGTGATCCGCCTGGAAGGTGCGGCCGTAGCTGATGGAGGTGCCGGGCTGAACCCGTTTAATGTGGGAGATCACAGCCTTGAGGGAAAGCACCGGCTTGAGATCCAGCGGCACCGGCAGGGGATAGTTGGGTGCCAGTCCGTACATGATGATGCCCACCCGGGCAAGGGTGCTGTTTGCATCATTGTGATACAGCACACCGGCACTGTTGAGATAATGCAGGTGCTTCAAATGTACGCCCCGCTTCATCAGCTCCGTTCCAACGGATCGGATAAACTGCTTCTGGGCTTCGGTGTATGCATTCTGCTCCGGATCATCCGGCATATCCGCCACTGCAAAGTGGGTGTAGATGCCCTCGATCTTCAGATTTCGCAGGAAGGACATGTCCTGGATGCTGTCTGCACAGTCACCGGGGGTGTCGCCGGTGATCCCGATGCGCCCCATGCCTGTATCCAGCTTTACATGGCAGCGGATGGGGGTGCGGGTACGGGCGTTCAGAGTGCAGGCATACTCGGCGGAAACAATGCCCTGAATGATGTTGTTCTGGGCAAGGGTGTCTGCATACTCCGGCGGTGTGTATCCCAGGATCAATACATCACTGTCCGGGCAGTACTGGCGCACATGCAGCGCCTCATCCAGGTTGGAGACGGCAAAGTAGCGGATGCCGATCTGGGTCAGTTTTTGCAGGATCTCCGCTTCGCCGTGTCCGTATGCATCCGCCTTGACAACAGCCATGATCTGGGTGTTTCCCTGCAGGGAGGCGGAAATGGCACGAATGTTTGCTTCCAGGGCGGACAGAGAGATTTCAGCCCACGCACGTTTTAGATATGGTTTCAAAATAACATTTCCTTTCGGCTTGAAATATCAACGGTTTTATGCTATACTATGGAAGAACCAAAGAACGGGGGATGTGTATGCGAGAAAAAACAGTCTGCTTTTCCGGTCACCGCCCCGAAAAGCTGCCCGGCCCCAACAGCGAGGATGCCCAGCTGCTGATGATGGTCAAAAGCCTTTTGTACTACCAGATCCGCCGGTCGGCAGAGGAGGGCTACACCCGGTTTATCACCGGTCTTGCAAGAGGGGTGGATCTTTGGGCAGCGGGATATGTGCTGGAATTGAAACGGGATTTTTCCGGCCTGCAGCTGATCTGCGTCAAGCCCACCGAAAACCACGGAAAAAACTTTCGCGGAGAGGATCGGTACTTGTTTGACAGTGTGCTGGCAAGGGCGGATGAAATGTACTGCACCGGCAGTCACTATACCCGCAGGTGTTATCAGATCCGGAACCGGTATATGGTGGATCATGCCCAGCGGCTCATTGCGGTGGTGGATGACTACAACAGCGGTACCGGTCAGACCATCGGTTATGCCCGCAAATGCGGACTGGAGCTTTGCGTCATCGACATCGGCAAGCTGCGTGACAAGGCAAAAGCCGAACCCGACGAACCTATTATAGCACCTTTGCAGGCAAATTTCAAGATTTAAGATTATTTAACACTTTCCACAGCGTTTTCAACATTCTGCATAATCCACATGACTTTTCTGCATATTCCTTATAACGCCCCTGAAAATACGTGGATTCCTGCAAAAATATACAGGATCCGCTGTGGAAAGCGACATGGAATCAAAAGAAAGGAGCGAAAGCGGTGGGATCCGCTTTCACAGATACACTATGAAGAAAAACACAGGCAGCATCGCCATTCCCTTTCTGATCACCCTGCTGGTCAGCTTCGTTATCATTGGCGGCATTATTTTCTTCCTGTTCGGCGGCTTTGGCGGCGGAGGGGATTCCCTCAAACAGCTGGAGCCGGAGATCACCCTGATCTCCGAGGAGGATCAGTTCAATTTGTTCTGCGTATTGGATACGGAGGAATCCGACAAGCCTGTGTGCTACATGATCTTCCGGTTCAACCCGGTGGCAAAGCGGAACACCTGCATCGCACTGCCGGCGAACCTGGCAGTCAACAATAACGGCGCATCCACCAAGCTGGACAATGTATATCACATGTCCGGCGTGACAGCTGCCCGGGACGCTGCGGCGGCAGCGCTGAACATGGCTCTGGATCGGTACATGGTCTTTGACAGCACCTCCTTTCAAAAGCTATGCTCCATTCTCGGGGGTGTAGAATGCATTGTAGATGAAAAGATTGTCGGATTGCAGGAAAGCGATAAAATGCAGTATCTGGGAGGCAGCCAGATTCAGCTGTATCTGACCTATCCGGACTTTACGGGCGGTGAGGCACAGCGTATGGTGGTGGTGGATTCCACCATTGCGGAAATGCTGAACCAGACCGACGGCTCCCGGATCAGTGAGACGCTGGATCGGAGCTTCTCCACCATCATCAACCTGGTAAAGGACTCCGATGTGACTGCCCAGGACTATAAGAACCGGAAGCATGCCATGAAGTATATGCTGGAGTATGCTCCCGGCTCCACCGGATATTACTACCTGTCCCTGCAGCAGACGGGGGATCTGCTGACGATCCCGGAGAATACCCTGAAGAACATGCAGGAGATGGTGAAGTAAGATGAACGAGCCATTGATCTTCGACAGCCACGCCCATTATACCGACCCGGCATTTGATCCGGACCGGGAGCAGGTACTGGCGGCATTGCCGGAGCAGGGGGTGGCACGGGTAATGTTGGCGGCATCGGATCTTGTCAGTGCCCGGGCGGGGATTCAGCTTGCAGCACAGTACGACTATATTTACACCTCTGTGGGCATCCATCCGGAGGAAGCCGGCAGGGTGCCGGCGGATTATCTGGAAACCCTGGAGCAGCTGCTTGCCTGCCAGAAGGTGCATGCCATCGGAGAGATTGGTCTGGATTACCACTATCCGGGCTATGACCCGGCGCAGCAGAAGATGCTGTTTTGCAGTCAGCTGGAGCTTGCCGCAAAGCATGATCTGCCGGTGATTATGCACTGCCGGGATGCCACCGGTGACTGTATGGAGATCCTGCGGCAATATCGCCCCAAGGGGGTCATGCATTGCTTTTCCGGGTCGGCGGAAACCGCCAGGGAGCTTGTAGCTATGGGGCTGTATGTGGGCTTTACCGGGGTGGTGACCTTTAAAAATGCCAGACGGGCGCTGGAGGCTGTCCGGGCTGTGCCCATGGATCGGCTGCTGGTGGAAACAGACTGCCCCTACATGGCGCCGGTGCCTTACCGGGGCAAGCGCTGCGACAGCTCCATGATCCCCATGACCGCCGGACGTATGGCGGAGGAAAAGGGCTGCACCCTGGAGGAGATGCTCCGGCAGACCGGGGAAAACGCAAAGCGGCTCTTTTCTGTGAAATAGGACAATGGCGCAAAATCGGGTTGCTTTTTTTGCCGGATTGTGCTATAATAGAATGCATATTCCCGGGGAACGGGAGAAGTGAAAGGAGTGGGTTTCCGCTAGCCGGAAATCCGGATAATACTATGATTGCAATTGGCTGTGACCACGCCGGTTATCCTCTGAAGCAGGAGCTGCTGGCGCATTTATACGCAAAGGGCATCGCTTATGAGGATCTGGGGTGTGACGGAACCCCCTGTGATTATCCCCGGATTGCACAGGCAGTCTGTGAGAAAATCATCAGCGGTAGCTGTGAATGCGGCATTCTGATCTGCGGCACGGGCATTGGCATGTCCATTGCCGCCAACAAAATCCCCGGCATCCGGGCTTCCGTATGCGCCGATGGGTTCAGTACCCGCTACACCCGTCTGCACAACGATGCCAATGTGCTGTGCCTTGGGGCGAGAGTCATCGGCAGTGGACTTGCACTGGAGCTGGCAGATATTTTTCTGGAAACCGGATTTGAGGGCGGCAGGCATCAGAGACGTCTGGATATGATCACACAGCTGGAAGCAGCACACACGAAGGGAGAATGAACCATGGCAGTACAGAGAATTGACCACCCGCTGGTACAGCATAAGATCACGCTGATGCGGGACAAAATGACCGGCCCCAAGGAGTTCCGGGAGCTGGTTGCAGAGACCGCAATGCTGATGTGTTACGAGGCCACACGGGATCTGCCCACAAAGGAGATTGAGATCGCAACCCCTATGGGCGTTGCAAAGTCCAAGATTATTTCCGGCAGAAAACTGGCGTTTGTGCCCATCCTCCGTGCAGGACTGGGCATGATGGACGGTCTGATGACCCTGGTGCCTGCCGCAAAGGTGGGGCATATCGGTCTGTTCCGGGATACCAAGAGCCACGAGCCGGTGGAGTATTATGTAAAGCTGCCGGAGGATATTGCAGAGCGTGATGTGATCGTGGTGGATCCCATGCTGGCAACGGGACATTCCGCTGTCCAGGCGATCCGCATCCTCAAGCAGGCAGGCGTTGCAAACGTCAAGTTTATGTGTATCATCGCCTCTCCGGAGGGCATTGCCGCTATGCAGGCAGCATATCCGGAGGTTGACATTTACTGCGGCGCAGAGGATCAGGGACTGAACGCAGACGCTTACATCGTTCCCGGTATGGGAGACGCCGGTGACCGGATCTTCGGCACCAAGTAATTGTATCAGAAATCAAAGAAGCCCGGCTGTATTAGGTCGGTACTCATATAGAAGTTTTTCAACAACTATTATGTAAAGACCTATACAGCAGGCTATACCAAAGAACGACAGATACTTCCATTGTGAGAGGTATCTGTCGTTTTTGGCATTAACCATCTTGAATCATGAACCAAAATATGATATAATAATCATGTAACTCTTAAATCAGGAGATGATTGTATGCATGATTACTTTCAAAGAGATAATATTGAATATTTAAAGAATTCCTATGGAAAAGAACAGTGGATACAAGTAGCTGGAGAATGCTCTCTCCATAACGCAAAGGCAAGTTTTTGGTGTTGTTTGTTTTTAGTTGATCATTTAAAAGAAGTAATGTCTTCTCCTGAATGGGATTCATCGAATACAGATTGCTTTCCAGGATTCATTTGTTCTGGAGATAGTACACATTACTATAGGTATTCATCTCTTTGCGATTATATTGAACCATTGTTATTTTATAGAGAGTTTTATGGCGTTAGGAAAAACTACGTTGAGGTAAGCGAAGAATTTCGCCTGTTGAATAATATGTATTATGATACTAATGACAATAAATTCTACGCCGTTTTAGATAGTGGTAACAGTGATGAAGCGGTTCGCATTAAAGACAATGTGAATGTCTTTGTCAACATAAAATACCTAAAACGCTATGCGGCAGCTAAACAGATGGGAATACTCTTATTTTTTGACATACGATATGAAACATCAGGTGGGTTAGCTGAAAACACTCTGTCGAGTCTTAATGAAGAATATACAGATGAATCTTTGATATATGATTTATTTGGAGATGAAAAGAAATCTTTTAGTCGCTACGCTTTTAGTAGGTTGCTCGGTAAGAAAGTAATACTGCCCCAACCTGTTTCTGAATGTGGTTATTTCCCATATGAGAAAAAACGAGAATATCTTGAATATATTATTGGTTGCGATGAAAATGGTGATGATCTGACATATACTTCAAATCCTGATAAGTTAGCTAATTATTTTGGAGCTAATCCAGATGCTCCTCATTACTTAACGCCTGTTTTTTTCAAGCGAGGGGTACTTGATAAGTATTTAAAGCGTCCTGATCTTTATAAAATTACTGATGGAAGATTATCTTGTGGGTATCTGTGGAGTATGGAGATTGATAATGATCATAAAGCGTATGTTGCTGCATATTTAGGAGATTTGGGACGTGACTTACCTGAAGATGAACAACTTCATTGGAAAAGCTATAATGTTCTATGTGATGAAAAGCCAAGTAAAACTGCAATTATGAGGGATATGTGTAACATTCCTGCCGAACCCAATGTTATTGATTTAAAATTCAAAAGAGATTATAAAGCTTTACAGGAAAAATGGAACGGAAAATACAGATGGTGTATTTTCAAGGAGCTGACTTCTAAGGACAAGTACAATCTCGATAATATAAGGATTCCTTCATCAAATAGTCAAGAAGAATTTGACACTCTTGTTCTATCACTTGTTAAGTGCGTTATTGATTCGCTTAATGAAGAAATGCTTGTTATTGCCACTCCAGAAGATAATGACGGAAAAACAATTCGTGGAATAAGTAAACTTCAAACTTGGCTGTCAGAAAACGGTGCAACCGACTATGAAAAGCATATTACTTTCCTTAGAAATCTACAAGAGTTGCGTTCTACCGGAACAGGACATAGAAAAGGGAAAAAATATGATAAGGTTAGTAAGCTATTTAATATAGACCAAAAGTCATTAATCGATGTATATGAGCAAATACTATCTCAAGCAGATGAGTTTATTATGTTTCTGACTGGATTTATAGGATGAAGTCAAACAGCGTTTTATAACAACAAAAGACAGATACTTCATTGTGAGGTATCTGTCTTTTTCACTATATTAAAACTCATCCGAAAATGCTATCCAGCTTCGTTTCCAATGTCCCATCCTTTGCCAACGGCAGTGCATCGCACTGACGCAGATGATGCTTCTCGATCAGCTCTCCACCCTCAAAACCGAGAATGAAGTATAGGGCGATCTGGTAAATGATCTCAGTCGGAGCAAGCCCATATACCTGATTTTCAAAGATATGCTGCAACCGCTGTGTCTCATCAGGGAACGCCTGTTTCATCCCGTTGCTGTTGAACAGCCGCTTAACGATCTCTGCGATATACAGACCTGATTTCATATACAGATCAGCGAATGTCTTGTTTGGATCTTCAAAACAGCCAGGATTCTCCTGCTCCAGCATATCTACCATCTGCTTCACGATACGTTTCGGTGTGAATATTTGATTGGTCTTCTGCGGCGGGATGTAGTCGAAAATATCCTCTGTATGCGACTCGTCAAAGTAATTGCCCAGCCTTGTCCGCAGTGACAGAAACTCCTTGATTGAGTCATCAAATACAACTGGATCAAACAGCTTTCCGGGATAATGCTTCTCCTCACCCGTCTCTGCATCTGTATAAGAACCGCCGTCGCGCAGGAATCGAAATTGGTCAAGCGTGATGCTGGTCACTTTATAGAATACTTCATCGGGGATTATCATATCAAAGGTTGAAAGCGTCGTCTCTTCATCACCGTATGCCATTAGGAATGACGGGATCGTCCTTGCAAAGCCACGCAGATGGTCACGGACTGCCTCCTCGATGGTCTCCTTGGTACGCTCACGCTTCTTGGTCTCGACAGTCTTTACGACCTCCTCACACAAAGTTGGTACGGTTTCCTCCAGCACATTGCTGACACGCTCCTTGAAAGCATCGGTCGCCTCCTGCACCAGTGTATCGAACTGTTCATTGACTTCGGCAGCAGTCTGCCCTGTTTCACTCAGATGTGAAAGTGCGTCTTGCCGCTGTGCTTCCAGTGTTTTCTTCTGAATGGAATAATCGCCGTATTCCTGCGTCACAAGCCTGTCCGCTTTCTGTTCAAGTTGCTTTTGGAGCTTCTGTGCATCACGCTTTTTCAGGTCAGCGCCATAGGTATCATTTGTGACCTGCATCACAGGCGCAACAAGTTCCTTGCGGAACACGTCCTGCAAATGGGATATTTGCTGATTTTCCGACGATTCGGGGGCAGCAAGTATCTCCTCGGTCTTGCGTTCCAGCGTTTCGGAAATATCGCTGTAGATCTTATCTCCAAATACGTCCTGTGCCGTGCCGATAACAAATTCGTCCGAAAGCTCCACTTCGCCCTCATCATTGACAGACAGGTCTTCTCTCGTTTCAGGCGATACATCGACCAGATCTCCCTCCGGCGCATTCGGCAGAGAGCGGATAATATCAATGACCTCCGGTGGCGCATTGAAGATATTGGCGATATTCTGAAACAGGAAATTCGACATAAAGCCACGGCGGACGACTTCTAGAGAACGTATCTTTCTCGGAATGGACAGCACTTTCTCTGCATCAAGCTCGATCATCTCACCGTTTTCGTCCTCGCCGATGACCGGGAAGAAATTGATCAGCTCACGTACATTCTGCTTGCGCTGGTCGCTGTCACCCTTGCCGCCGGAAGTGCCGCTGGACAGGTCATTCGCAAATTCCTCGAAGATGATCAGCGTTCTTGCCGGATCAAAGTCAAACACATAGGCGTTTTTCTTCACATGAAGCGTGCCATTTTCCTGATAGCGCCACGGGTTCTGACTGCGGAAAGCCGCCTGCATATACAGTGCCGGAGACTTGATATTGGAGAGCATCAGCACAGCCGTCCATTCCGGAATGGTAATACCCGTGGTCAACTGTCCGACAGACAGCGTGATCGTTTTATCGTTGCGGTCGATGGCATCACGCACCTTGTCGTATGCCTTTTTCGTTTCCTCTTCCTCAGAAAGCTTGCCGTCACCGGCTGCAAGTACGATCTCATACTCACCGAAAACAGGATGCTCTTTGAGCTTTTTTGCCAGAGCCTTTGCACTATCAACACGATTCAGGAGCCAGAAGGTATGTTTCAGCTCTGCGCGGAGTTCGGGCGTTGAGAACGGGAATTTCTCTTGTGAAGTCAATGCTTCAAGAAAACGGTCAACAGACTCCTCATACACAAAATCTCCGTTTGCCTTGACTGAGAAAAACAGATTCAGGTCAAAGGCGTACTCCTCCGTTTCGCCCTCGATCTCGACACCCTGCTTCAATTCCTCACGGATGATCTCGGACATCTGATAGGTAAACAGATTGAGCTGCGGCAAGTTCTCATAGGGATTATTGCGCTCCGGATCATTCCAGCCTGACTTTGCCTTCTGCTCGTCGGCGTATGTCCAGTTGTAGATCGCATCGGACGGGAATTTGTCATTTGCCAGCGCCTTGAACGGAGTACCCGACAGGTGCAGGGTGTGATTACGCTTGATCTGATGAAACGCCACATCGGTCTTGGAAGTATCAACGCCCTCATGTGCTTCGTCAATGACCAGCAATTCCCACTGCATATTGACAAGCTCTTTCAGCTTGTCATGCTGACCGCCGAAATACAGAGAGCCTTTCAGGTCTTGAAGGCTGACAAATTCGATGCAGTCTGCAAGTTCTTTCGTCAGGCTGTCGGTGTATTCCTCACGGGACGTCACAAACGGCTTGCCTTTCAGGGCAGATACCTCGCTCACAAAGCGGAATCCCGATTCCGTGCCGATGAATTTGACAAAATCCTCATACCACGAATTTGCGATAGCGGGGCGGTTCGTCACGATCAGGATATTGCAGGCATAGTCGCCCTTGGTCGCCTGCAAGTGCTTGCAGAGGTCGTAGGTCGCAAGTGTTTTGCCGAAACGGGGCTTTGCATTCCAGAGAAATTCGCTCTTTTCGTGGCTCATAAAGTAGTCAAATGTCTGCAAGACCGCCTGCTCCTGCTCGGCACGGAGTTCATAGGCGATCGTTCCGACCGTATCCAAAACGCCCTTGGTACGGCGGAATTTCGAGTACAGCGTGAAAGATTCATCGCCGCTGATGCGGAACCACTCAGGCTGTTTCTTTTCGCCGTTCATCGGCGTCATACGCTCAACGCCCTGCTTTTTGAGATAGGCGTGGAAATCACTGTCACGGAAATACGTCCTGCCATCGGCAAAAACAGCAACATCGCTCCATTCGGTGTGGTGCGGGATATGCGCCGTCTGTAACTGCTGACGGATGCGGTCTTCCACATCGTCCTACTCGGTGTAGCCGATCTTCACCCAGCCGTCATGGTCGGAGATCGTGGGAGTGGTATAGCAATAACAGCGCGGCATAGCCGTTCTGGTGGTCTGAATGTTGATATTAGCCACTTATTTCATCTCCTTTACATGGGTTTCGATGAATTTGATCTCATCGGGTGTCAAGCCGTATTTTTTGTAGAGCTGCCTGTCTATTTCAGCGATGGGTTTGCTCCAGTCGATGTCGCTGGTGGGGGTGAAGTCTTGGAGAGGGACGTATTTCCATTTATCCGCATTAAGGTCTTGTGTTACTTTTAATACTCCTAATAAAGCTCTTGCAAATTTAGTTTTAATATACTTTAGTGCTGCTTTAGCTTCATCCTTTGTTTCAAATCCACCCAAACCAAGAAATGTATGAGTAAAGCCAGATGCAGGCGGTAAGATTTCAGGCATTGTGATGATGCTTCCAAAGGCTCCATTTCCATCTGCTTTTGGCATTATAATTTTATATTTTTGAATATTAGTATCACTAAGATCAACATATTCATAAGAAATATATCTAAAGCTTCTCTTTTTTTCATATATTCCATAGATCTGTATGTCTCCTCTATTTTGTTTTTCTGAATGAAAACAATCAAAACTTAATACGTTGCTTGACATTCTTCTTTCGTGTCCTTCATAGTGTGAAAAATCTCTAAAGAGATTTTCTGAGTTAAATTTTGTAGCAACAAAAGCCAATTCAGCCAGAGAATTATTCTCTACAAATTGAAGTATCCGTTTAAGTATAGTGTTTAATTGAGGGTAAATTGTAAATGTCTGAATCGCACCAAACTCATCCATTGTATTTCTATAAGATATAACTACACCGCCCTTGATGTCGGTATTTGGGAAAATTGTACTTGCATCTCCTTCATACATCAAAATCTTAAAGTGGCTATCGCTTAACATTTTTTTTATTCCACTGCTTAGGTGTTCTACCCGCATTGAAAAGAAATCGTGCTGGATGGATCAACTCAACAGCATTGGCGACTTCATATGCAGCTTCCATAAAACAATGATACACCGGTAGAGCGGTTGTACTTTCTCCCTGTCTATCTTCCTGATACGGCGGATTGCCAATTACAAAATCAAATTTCATGCCTTTACCTCTTTTCTTCAGACCTTTGAACAGCTTTGAGATATCTTTTCGCCAGTCATATATTTTACAGTATATTATCTCATCGTCGGTATTCTCGTCGTCCTCAAACAGCGACAACTGCACGACTTCATCGTTCGGGATACCATAGGGTGGTGTATCGTTCAAGCCGTCCATCTGCCAGAAGTTCCAGCAGATCACATTCAGGAACTTTTCAAGCTCCTTTAGTGTTGCCTGCCTGTGCCATTTTGCTTCGGTGTAGTCCGCCAGTGTATACAGCAGGTTCATGCGTGCGATCATCAGGTTGTCCCCCTGATACTCATAGCCGTAAACGCTCTGAAATGCCCGAAACGCCCACTTGAACCACTCGGCTTCATCGGCGGCGTTCTCGTTCACGATACGCAGCTTGCGGTCAAGCATTCCAATACGCCGCTCTATTGGAATGATCTCACCCGTAGAGGTATCATAGCGGGACACGATGTAGGGGGCTTCTCCGCAGGTGATCTCCAGCCAACGGGAATCCACATACTGCTTCCAGTCTTTTCCCTCCGGGAATGTGACCGGCTCGGTGCTGACCGTCCACTCCTGTCCGTCCTGATGATTGAACACATCGGCTCGCCCGAACCACTCCGCATCGCAGTGGTTATTCATCTGATTGACGATCCACGCAGGCGTGAAGACTTCGGCACGCTTGCGGGTGCGCTCCGTCTGCTCCGCTGCCGCCTTGTATACTCTCGGCTGGATGTCGCAGGAATCAAAGCCCAGCAGCACACCCTCGGTCATCTGCGAATCATCTCTATATCCCGCACCGTAGCCTGCATAGCTGTCCGATGCGAACAATATATTTTTCCTCGTGGTCTTATCCTGCAGCAGCCGCCCTACCAGCCCTCTGATCGGATAAGCATCCAGTTTTATCAGTTCTTCCAAAGGAACACTCCTCACTTGGCTAAACCGGGAGTTATGCCTGCATACCTGATAAATGCGGTGTTATACTATGTAAAGTATCGTGTGTAGTGAGAGGNNNNNNNNNNNNNNNNNNNNNNNNNNNNNNNNNNNNNNNNNNNNNNNNNNNNNNNNNNNNNNNNNNNNNNNNNNNNNNNNNNNNNNNNNNNNNNNNNNNNNNNNNNNNNNNNNNNNNNNNNNNNNNNNNNNNNNNNNNNNNNNNNNNNNNNNNNNNNNNNNNNNNNNNNNNNNNNNNNNNNNNNNN from the Ruminococcus champanellensis 18P13 = JCM 17042 genome contains:
- a CDS encoding ABC transporter ATP-binding protein, which encodes MLQISHLSKSFGDKKAVDDLSLHIAPGEIYGFIGHNGAGKTTTLKSIVGIQQFDAGKITIGGHSIQEDPLGCKQMLAYIPDNPDIYEYMTGIKYLNFIGDIFRLPAADRKARIQKYGDLFELTGDLAQPVASYSHGMRQKLAIISAWIHQPKLVLMDEPFVGLDPTASHLLKGMMRELCDQGGAIFFSTHVLEVAEKLCDKIAIIKGGKLIRSGTLEEVKGDDSLEEVFLELEGETC
- a CDS encoding TetR/AcrR family transcriptional regulator, with protein sequence MPPSVKFTKEEIVNAALQVVREKGTAALTTRQIAAVLGVSTRPIFTYFQNMQQVQEAVRQAAQALYHSYIKKGLEQVHPFIGLGEQYIRFATQEPELYRLLFLPLAPGSESKAMEEMERTQNLVLEFLQQIYQLDEAAAKQFFRDVWLVAHSLAALIVTNCCPYSPEEIRQILTSVSLSVCKACKEIPEFVTNHLDRDTLFRSIIEKE
- the alr gene encoding alanine racemase, producing the protein MKPYLKRAWAEISLSALEANIRAISASLQGNTQIMAVVKADAYGHGEAEILQKLTQIGIRYFAVSNLDEALHVRQYCPDSDVLILGYTPPEYADTLAQNNIIQGIVSAEYACTLNARTRTPIRCHVKLDTGMGRIGITGDTPGDCADSIQDMSFLRNLKIEGIYTHFAVADMPDDPEQNAYTEAQKQFIRSVGTELMKRGVHLKHLHYLNSAGVLYHNDANSTLARVGIIMYGLAPNYPLPVPLDLKPVLSLKAVISHIKRVQPGTSISYGRTFQADHCMKIATVTVGYADGYSRLLSSKADVLVKGRRCPIVGRICMDQLMLDVSAIDDLRCGEIVTLIGQDGDEQITADELASLYGTIGYEVVCGISKRVPRIYVD
- a CDS encoding SLOG family protein, which translates into the protein MREKTVCFSGHRPEKLPGPNSEDAQLLMMVKSLLYYQIRRSAEEGYTRFITGLARGVDLWAAGYVLELKRDFSGLQLICVKPTENHGKNFRGEDRYLFDSVLARADEMYCTGSHYTRRCYQIRNRYMVDHAQRLIAVVDDYNSGTGQTIGYARKCGLELCVIDIGKLRDKAKAEPDEPIIAPLQANFKI
- a CDS encoding LCP family protein; this translates as MESKERSESGGIRFHRYTMKKNTGSIAIPFLITLLVSFVIIGGIIFFLFGGFGGGGDSLKQLEPEITLISEEDQFNLFCVLDTEESDKPVCYMIFRFNPVAKRNTCIALPANLAVNNNGASTKLDNVYHMSGVTAARDAAAAALNMALDRYMVFDSTSFQKLCSILGGVECIVDEKIVGLQESDKMQYLGGSQIQLYLTYPDFTGGEAQRMVVVDSTIAEMLNQTDGSRISETLDRSFSTIINLVKDSDVTAQDYKNRKHAMKYMLEYAPGSTGYYYLSLQQTGDLLTIPENTLKNMQEMVK
- a CDS encoding TatD family hydrolase, which gives rise to MNEPLIFDSHAHYTDPAFDPDREQVLAALPEQGVARVMLAASDLVSARAGIQLAAQYDYIYTSVGIHPEEAGRVPADYLETLEQLLACQKVHAIGEIGLDYHYPGYDPAQQKMLFCSQLELAAKHDLPVIMHCRDATGDCMEILRQYRPKGVMHCFSGSAETARELVAMGLYVGFTGVVTFKNARRALEAVRAVPMDRLLVETDCPYMAPVPYRGKRCDSSMIPMTAGRMAEEKGCTLEEMLRQTGENAKRLFSVK
- the rpiB gene encoding ribose 5-phosphate isomerase B, with product MIAIGCDHAGYPLKQELLAHLYAKGIAYEDLGCDGTPCDYPRIAQAVCEKIISGSCECGILICGTGIGMSIAANKIPGIRASVCADGFSTRYTRLHNDANVLCLGARVIGSGLALELADIFLETGFEGGRHQRRLDMITQLEAAHTKGE
- the upp gene encoding uracil phosphoribosyltransferase translates to MAVQRIDHPLVQHKITLMRDKMTGPKEFRELVAETAMLMCYEATRDLPTKEIEIATPMGVAKSKIISGRKLAFVPILRAGLGMMDGLMTLVPAAKVGHIGLFRDTKSHEPVEYYVKLPEDIAERDVIVVDPMLATGHSAVQAIRILKQAGVANVKFMCIIASPEGIAAMQAAYPEVDIYCGAEDQGLNADAYIVPGMGDAGDRIFGTK